A window of the Henckelia pumila isolate YLH828 chromosome 3, ASM3356847v2, whole genome shotgun sequence genome harbors these coding sequences:
- the LOC140889104 gene encoding uncharacterized protein: MAPFEALYGKKCRSPLYWDDFSEVPELGPDIIRQMTEKVRIPTSTRWNFMWSMLDTASGGVFVDKTPQAARNLIEHMAANYQQFGTNRSYSAPRRNNEVNVSSLEQELIDLVSLVRQMAVENGQNVKKCGMCVVVGHVTDMCSTLQEGSTKQVNAAGGFPGPPQRNYDPYPNTYNPGWKDHPNLRYGNPSMNQPAPQVRPNNQAYRPPYLPQPQRPQIPASGNESNAITLRSGRELKVHEEVVQNEDVKESKVEENELNHEDTPRGKFPPLSEYKPVAPFPLALKESRKVEGIKGLYETFRRCEMADRSTIYPRGVIEDVFVQVGNLVFLADFYVFDMKNNDLKSPILLGIPFLKSSKSVIDVNNGTLTMEFDGEIVNFNIFDNLNFPSCESVVNNLDINDYLSQEHKKAVNECKLKEVVARPVKISLSDLQTPKAEEPRISRNSMNRPKLNVKVLKWNRVPPLPQSEFQYNSSVIPLEKEEDDSANT; the protein is encoded by the exons gtgaggatccccaCAAGCACTAGATGGAATTTCATGTG gagtatgctagacaCGGCTAGTGGAGGAGTGTTTGTTGATAAAACACCGCAAGCTGCAAGGAACTTGATCGAGCATATGGCTGCCAATtatcagcaatttggcaccaacagaagCTATTCTGCGCCCAGAAGGAataacgaggtaaatgtctcttctctTGAACAAGAACTGATTGATCTGgtgtctcttgtgcgtcaaatggctgtagAAAATGGGCAGAATGTGAAAAAGTGTGGAATGTGTGTTGTAGTGGGACATGTAACTGACATGTGTTCCACCCTTCAAGAGGGATCTACTAAGCAAGTCAATGCAGCAGGAGGATTTCCAGGACCACCACAGAGAAATTATGATCCTTACCCAAACACGTACAATCcgggttggaaggatcatccaaacctTAGATATGGCAATCCTTCGATGAACCAGCCTGCACCTCAAGTACGGCCGAATAATCAAGCTTACAGGCCACCATATCTTCCACAACCGCAACGTCCTCAAATTCCAGCGTCTG gaaatgagagcaa TGCCATAACTTTGAGGAGTGGAAGAGAGTTGAAGGTTCATGAAGAAGTGGTGCAGAATGAAGATGTGAAGGAATCCAAGGTAGAGGAGAATGAGCTTAATCACGAGGATacaccaagaggtaagtttcctcctctTTCTGAATATAAACCTGTAGCCCCTTTTCCCCTTGCATTGAAAGAGTCTAGGAAGGTTGAAGGTATTAAGGGGTtgtatgaaacttttcgtagatgtgag atggctgatagatctactaTTTATCCTAGGGGTGTGATAGAGGATGTTTTTGTGCAAGTTGGTAATTTGGTTTTTCTTgctgatttttatgtgtttgaCATGAAAAACAATGATTTGAAAAGCCCAATTTTGCTAGGAATACCATTTCTTAAATCTTCAAAGTCTGTTATAGATGTTAATAAtggtactctcactatggaattcgatgggGAGAttgttaattttaatatttttgataaccTGAATTTTCCTAgttgtgaaagtgttgttaataatcttgatatcaatgatTACTTGTCACAAGAACACAAGAAAGCTGTGAATGAGTGTAAGTTGAAGGAAGTAGTAGCAAGACCTGTTAAAATTTCTCTTTCTGATCTACAGACACCAAAAGCTGAAGAACCTAGGATTTCTAGAAATTCAATGAATAGACCAAAATTAAATGTTAAAGTGCTCAAATGG AACCGAGTGCCGCCACTTCCGCAGTCCGAGTTTCAATATAATTCTTCCGTCATTCCGTTAGAAAAGGAAGAGGACGACTCCGCCAACacttga